The Miscanthus floridulus cultivar M001 chromosome 17, ASM1932011v1, whole genome shotgun sequence genome has a window encoding:
- the LOC136517884 gene encoding uncharacterized protein yields MASSSSSSRFDDPAAVRHPPQHERKPPYMLLLPLVYAPVLPLIRIGLRHNPVVRDRLFYGVLAGAFAHGAYLISELYDVESK; encoded by the exons atggcgtcctcctcctcctcctcgcggttCGA CGATCCGGCGGCGGTGAGGCACCCCCCGCAGCACGAGCGGAAGCCGCCGTATATGTTGCTGCTCCCGCTCGTCTACGCCCCCGTGCTCCCCCTTA TCAGGATCGGGCTGCGGCACAATCCCGTGGTAAGGGACCGCCTCTTCTACGGCGTCCTCGCAGGTGCATTCGCCCACGGTGCCTACCTCAT ATCGGAACTGTATGACGTGGAGAGCAAATGA
- the LOC136517946 gene encoding uncharacterized protein isoform X2: MEKEKEKKKARLTDEMSRGYFADIAEIRKNAGKIAMASKVIIPEADAVKFPDLAVDSPAGGALHLPLVAPALQDDGSEAGDHVIPSASLVCLSFRASSLKMAESWSLPFLDAFGAAKNMHVYEVSFIDSWLLSLSPVRRAFLKVMRKSNNPQRHVVYAFGDHYDFRKKLQIRTHLTGYVYLVDSLGRIRWQGFGSATQEELSSLTACTSILLDEK, from the exons atggagaaggagaaggagaagaagaaggccaGACT TACCGATGAGATGAGTAGAGGCTACTTCGCAGACATTGCCGAGATCCGCAAGAATGCCGGCAAG ATTGCGATGGCGAGTAAGGTCATCATCCCAGAGGCAGATGCTGTGAAGTTTCCTGATCTTGCTGTGGATTCCCCTGCTGGAGGGGCGCTGCATCTGCCTCTTGTTGCGCCTGCTCTGCAAGATGACGGTAGTGAGGCTGGAGACCATGTGATTCCTAGTGCTTCATTGGTGTGCCTTTCCTTCCGTGCAAGCTCGCTG AAAATGGCAGAGTCATGGAGTTTACCTTTCCTGGATGCATTTGGTGCTGCCAAGAACATGCATGTTTATGAG GTCTCATTTATAGATTCTTGGCTATTATCATTGAGTCCTGTGAGACGAGCATTTCTCAAGGTGATGAGGAAATCTAACAATCCACAGAGACATGTTGTCTATGCTTTCGGGGACCATTATGACTTCCGGAAGAAGCTTCAAATTAGAACCCATCTCACTGG ATACGTATACCTGGTTGATAGCCTGGGAAGAATAAGATGGCAAGGCTTTGGATCTGCAACACAAGAAGAGCTGTCGTCACTTACAGCATGTACCTCCATTTTGTTAGATGAAAAATGA
- the LOC136517946 gene encoding uncharacterized protein isoform X1, whose translation MMLRARGAAGALLRLAGAGVGVQRGGGRPPLARPAFARGFLDFRKTGNKEAMEKEKEKKKARLTDEMSRGYFADIAEIRKNAGKIAMASKVIIPEADAVKFPDLAVDSPAGGALHLPLVAPALQDDGSEAGDHVIPSASLVCLSFRASSLKMAESWSLPFLDAFGAAKNMHVYEVSFIDSWLLSLSPVRRAFLKVMRKSNNPQRHVVYAFGDHYDFRKKLQIRTHLTGYVYLVDSLGRIRWQGFGSATQEELSSLTACTSILLDEK comes from the exons ATGATGCTGAGGGCGCGGGGGGCGGCAGGGGCGCTGCTCCGCCTCGCCGGTGCTGGAGTTGGCGTCCAGAGGGGCGGGGGGCGCCCTCCGCTAGCGCGCCCGGCGTTCGCTCGCGGCTTCCTGGATTTCCGCAAG ACGGGGAACAAGGAGGCcatggagaaggagaaggagaagaagaaggccaGACT TACCGATGAGATGAGTAGAGGCTACTTCGCAGACATTGCCGAGATCCGCAAGAATGCCGGCAAG ATTGCGATGGCGAGTAAGGTCATCATCCCAGAGGCAGATGCTGTGAAGTTTCCTGATCTTGCTGTGGATTCCCCTGCTGGAGGGGCGCTGCATCTGCCTCTTGTTGCGCCTGCTCTGCAAGATGACGGTAGTGAGGCTGGAGACCATGTGATTCCTAGTGCTTCATTGGTGTGCCTTTCCTTCCGTGCAAGCTCGCTG AAAATGGCAGAGTCATGGAGTTTACCTTTCCTGGATGCATTTGGTGCTGCCAAGAACATGCATGTTTATGAG GTCTCATTTATAGATTCTTGGCTATTATCATTGAGTCCTGTGAGACGAGCATTTCTCAAGGTGATGAGGAAATCTAACAATCCACAGAGACATGTTGTCTATGCTTTCGGGGACCATTATGACTTCCGGAAGAAGCTTCAAATTAGAACCCATCTCACTGG ATACGTATACCTGGTTGATAGCCTGGGAAGAATAAGATGGCAAGGCTTTGGATCTGCAACACAAGAAGAGCTGTCGTCACTTACAGCATGTACCTCCATTTTGTTAGATGAAAAATGA
- the LOC136517150 gene encoding uncharacterized protein, with protein sequence MATAPCAPASVSVSFPARPAAAGSPSSARPRRAAAGAAEGGRWWAPLLGWSGKADYLEAPAPVPAVAVAQDDDAGSAARRQFVGGLTEEKARQLRVRMAQTESFHDAMYHSAIASRLARSA encoded by the coding sequence ATGGCGACGGCACCGTGCGCACCcgcctccgtctccgtctccttcCCCGCccgcccggcggcggcggggtccccttcctctgcccgTCCGCGGCGCGCCGCTGCTGGGGCGGCGGAGGGCGGCAGGTGGTGGGCGCCGCTGCTGGGGTGGTCGGGGAAGGCCGACTACCTCGAGGCCCCGGCCCCGGtcccggcggtggcggtggcgcagGACGACGACGCGGGCAGCGCGGCACGCCGGCAGTTCGTGGGGGGCCTGACGGAGGAGAAGGCCCGCCAGCTGCGGGTGCGGATGGCGCAGACCGAGTCCTTCCACGACGCCATGTACCACTCCGCCATCGCCTCCCGCCTCGCCCGCTCCGCCTGA